From Acidimicrobiales bacterium, the proteins below share one genomic window:
- a CDS encoding phosphotransferase family protein yields MDSTALARFLDEAIGDSVPIDVRPMAGGGSCEIFAVDRGENRWVLRRAPRHSSSATAHDVLREFRILDAIKDSRVPIARPVLSCGNPDVFGAPFYVMARTDGLPVRSSIPPAWADVPETHGRALEEMIDALAAIHALDWRDHGLADLSPKPNYLANQIERWMKQLDSYVGRHLPPAHAAADWLMSHRPQHHDLTLCHGDYKLDNLLFDAAPPPRLLAVVDWEMAAIGDPLVDLAWTLIFHPGPEGTMPLGRAKEPSFKPDGLPDRRKLIERYASATGRDTGAMPWYDVFARWKLAIVLEGSYAKYLRGLSDKPIHEFFGSQVDLLLSSAGDIIEAMA; encoded by the coding sequence GTGGATTCGACCGCGCTGGCGCGATTCCTCGACGAAGCGATCGGTGATTCTGTGCCGATCGACGTCCGACCGATGGCGGGAGGTGGGTCGTGCGAGATCTTCGCAGTAGATCGAGGCGAAAACCGCTGGGTGCTTCGCCGCGCGCCGCGTCACTCGAGCTCGGCCACTGCTCACGACGTACTCCGTGAGTTCCGAATCCTCGACGCGATCAAAGACTCACGCGTGCCGATTGCGAGACCCGTGCTGTCCTGCGGCAACCCCGACGTCTTCGGGGCCCCTTTCTACGTGATGGCACGCACCGACGGACTGCCGGTGCGCTCGAGCATCCCTCCGGCATGGGCTGACGTCCCCGAGACTCACGGGCGGGCCCTCGAGGAGATGATCGACGCCCTCGCAGCGATCCATGCGCTCGACTGGCGAGACCACGGCCTCGCCGACCTGTCTCCCAAGCCGAACTACCTGGCGAACCAGATCGAACGATGGATGAAGCAGTTGGACTCCTACGTCGGCAGGCACCTTCCGCCGGCTCACGCCGCCGCCGATTGGCTCATGAGCCACCGGCCGCAGCACCATGATCTCACCCTCTGCCACGGGGACTACAAACTCGACAACCTCTTGTTCGACGCCGCGCCACCACCAAGGCTGCTGGCTGTAGTCGACTGGGAAATGGCGGCTATCGGCGATCCTCTCGTCGACCTGGCGTGGACGCTGATATTTCACCCCGGACCCGAAGGGACCATGCCGCTGGGCCGAGCAAAGGAGCCTTCCTTTAAGCCCGACGGCCTGCCAGACCGGCGAAAGTTGATCGAGCGCTACGCCAGTGCAACCGGCAGGGATACCGGAGCTATGCCGTGGTACGACGTCTTCGCGCGATGGAAGCTGGCAATCGTCCTCGAGGGCAGCTACGCGAAATACCTGCGAGGGCTGTCCGACAAGCCGATCCACGAGTTCTTCGGATCTCAGGTGGATCTGCTTCTTTCCAGCGCGGGCGACATCATCGAAGCGATGGCGTGA
- a CDS encoding NADPH:quinone oxidoreductase family protein, with amino-acid sequence MRAWQVSGAGEPADVLRMVELPEPEPGPGQIRIRVTAAGIGLPDVLMCRHTYPLTPATDFTPGQEATGVVTAAGADVEWQRGTSVMGVTSFIDGHGSFAEECLLVADSAFPVPNGLTDAQAAGFWIPHLTAWAGLVDRGRVEAGEWLAVLGAAGGSGIAAVQLGRALGARVIAVVSDDARAEFASRLGAEHVALLGPDLAARLREITGGQGVDLLYDPVGGTAAEEAWSALGRHGRLLAVGFASGSWPRIETHNLVVTNTSLVGVFAGGYSRPELDSIHRSLSDLVVSGGLRNAVTEEVAFDQLPAAVQRLADRAVIGKLVMIP; translated from the coding sequence ATGCGCGCGTGGCAGGTGTCCGGCGCGGGCGAGCCGGCGGACGTTCTCCGCATGGTCGAGCTTCCCGAACCTGAGCCCGGCCCCGGGCAGATCCGGATCCGGGTCACCGCCGCAGGGATAGGTCTGCCAGACGTTCTCATGTGCCGTCACACCTATCCACTGACTCCCGCAACCGACTTCACGCCCGGGCAAGAGGCGACCGGCGTCGTCACCGCCGCCGGCGCCGACGTCGAGTGGCAACGTGGCACCTCAGTTATGGGAGTTACCAGCTTCATCGATGGCCACGGGTCCTTCGCCGAGGAGTGCCTGTTGGTAGCCGACTCTGCGTTCCCGGTGCCGAACGGGTTGACCGATGCGCAGGCAGCCGGATTCTGGATCCCGCACTTGACCGCTTGGGCCGGGCTCGTGGATCGCGGTCGGGTGGAAGCGGGTGAGTGGCTCGCAGTGCTCGGGGCCGCGGGTGGCAGCGGTATCGCGGCCGTGCAGCTGGGCCGAGCTTTAGGCGCAAGGGTGATCGCGGTCGTGAGCGACGATGCTCGTGCCGAGTTCGCTAGTCGATTGGGGGCGGAGCACGTGGCCTTACTGGGTCCCGACCTCGCCGCCCGGCTGAGGGAGATCACCGGTGGTCAAGGCGTCGACCTGCTCTATGACCCGGTCGGCGGGACCGCGGCAGAGGAGGCGTGGAGTGCTTTGGGGCGTCATGGCCGGCTGCTTGCTGTTGGCTTCGCCAGCGGCTCGTGGCCTCGCATCGAGACTCACAACTTGGTCGTGACAAATACCTCGCTGGTCGGGGTGTTCGCCGGCGGCTACTCACGCCCGGAACTCGACTCGATTCATCGATCTCTCTCCGACCTCGTCGTAAGCGGCGGTTTGCGCAACGCGGTCACCGAAGAGGTGGCGTTCGATCAACTTCCCGCCGCCGTCCAGCGACTAGCGGACCGAGCCGTCATCGGAAAGCTGGTGATGATCCCGTGA